The Vannielia litorea genome segment CAGAGCCGACGGCGGCGGTCGGCTCAACAACAATTTCACCCACACGCTGTCCATTGCCTGCGCCGTTGTCGGTGAGAAGATCCTCTCGGTCATGGGCGAGGTCAGGGACGATCTGGGCCGCGCACCAATTGTGGAAGGGGTGCACAATTTCGCCACCCGGCGCGATTTCATCCCCCGCGATCTAGACGATCCGACCCTGCAATGGGGTGAGAGCGACGCGGAGTGGAGCTACACGGTCCTCGCGAGGCTGGAGAGCCCGATGGCCCGGCAGCCGGTGTCAGTGCTCTTCAAGCACGGCGGCTTGGTGCCGCGCTTCCACGAGGATCACATCGTATTTTACGGCACCGAGGGGGCGATCTACATCAAGGGGCACTACGGGAGCCGCGAGCTTTTTCTGCATGGGGCTGACGGCGACTGGCAGGAACAGGCGCTGCCTGATGGGATCGCTGAGGGACTGCCTGATGTGTCAGGTGAGACAGAGTTGTGCTGGCACCTCCTCGCAAGGGATTTCGTCGCCGACATTCGGGGCGAACCCGCGCCCCCATACCCCACTTTCCGTGAAGGTGCGGAGTATCAGCAAATCATCGACATCATCCGCGAGAACGCGGGCTGGACCAACGTGGCGGGTTTACGCTGAGCCGCGACCCGGAGGAGGAGACCCACATGAAAATCACTGATGCGAAGGTCTTCGTCGGGGGACCGGGCAAGAACTATGTGACGCTCAAGATCATGACCGACCAGGACATCTACGGCCTTGGAGATGCCACGCTGAACAACCGCGAGACCTTGCCTGCCACCTACCTGAGAGACTACCTCGTGCCCAACCTGATCGGGATGGACCCGCGCAACTCCGAGGACATCTGGCAGTTCTTCTATCGGGGCGCCTATTTCCGGCGTGGCCCGGTGGCGATGGCTGCCTTCGGCGCTATCGATATGGCTCTCTGGGACATCAAGGGAAAACTGGCGAACCTGCCTCTCTACCAGCTCTTTGGTGGCAAGAGCCGGGAGGGGGCGATGTGCTACGCCCATGCGACTGGATCGGACCTTGAGGACCTGGTGGACAGCATCGGGCACTACGTCGAACAGGGCTACAAGGCCGTGCGGGTGCAATGCGGCATACCCGGAATGCCCACGGCGAGCTACGCGGTTCCCGAGGCACCGGGTGAAGGCAAGCATTACATTACCGATTTTTCCGGCATCCGCCCGAAGGTGGAAACGTGGGACACCGGGAAGTACATGCGCTACATGCCCGGCGCGCTGATGGAGATCCGCGAGCGGTTTGGCCCCGACCTGCACCTGCTTCATGATGTCCACCACCGGCTCACTCCACGCGAGGCGGCGGAGTTTGCCAAGGCCGTGGAGCCTGCGGGTCTATTCTGGCTGGAAGATCCGACCCCCGCCGAGGACCAGGCAGCGCTGCGGCTTTTGCGCCAGCATTCGACAGTGCCGGTGGCGATTGGCGAGGTGTTCAACTCGATCTTCGAGTGCAACAAGCTGATCGAGGAAGAGCTGATCGACTTCATCCGCGTGGCCGTCACCTATGCCGGCGGGATCACCCATGTGAAGCGGATCGTTGATCTGGCCGGTCTGCACCATGTGCGAACCGGCTTTCACGGCGCACCAAGCCACTCGCCGCTCTGTATGGCCGCGCAGGCGCATCTCAACGCCTGGGCGCCGAACTTCGGTATTCAGGAATATCTCGTGCTGGGAACGGAGGAATGCGATGCGCTCTTCCCCTCGGAACATCGGCTGGAGAATGGCATGGTCTACGTGTCGGACGCACCGGGGCTTGGGGTGGACTTTGATGAAGCAGAAGCCGCTCGCTACCAGTACAAACCCGGCAGCCACCCGGTGGTGAGGTTGGAGGACGGAACGATGTGGAACTACTGAGCCGCGCGACAGAGGGTGGGCGAGGAGAATGCTGAAGCTCTATGAACGCGTCACCCGGGCCGCGCTCCACCTTGCCGACCCCTATGTCCACGGGTCGCGGGAGGCACCGGCGGGCAGCGTCTGGCCCTACCTGCGCTCGCATCTGCGCCCGTTGCGGCTTGTGCTGGTTCTCAGCCTGATCGTCACCGCGCTCACCGCCACCATCGAGGTTTGGCTGATCGGCTATGCCGGGCGATTGATCGACATGCTGGCCGAAACCGCGCCGGCCGAGATCTGGGCGGAGCACAACGCCAGCCTGATCTTTGCCGCCGTGATGATCATCGCCCTGCGTCCGCTTGCGCAATTTGCCCGCTTCGCGGTGAATGACATCGGATTTTCCTGCAACATCGCCAACCTCTTTCGCTGGCGTGCCTACGACCATATTTCTCGGCAATCGGTGGGTTGGTTTCAGGAAGACCTTGCCGGGCGTACCGCCTCGCGTATCGTGCTGATGGGCAACTACGCCTCCGACACGCTCTATCAGTCGCTCAACGCCGTGGCCTTCGGGCTTGTCTACATGGTTGGGGTGGTCACGCTGATGGCCAGCACCGACATCCGGCTGGCCATTCCGCTCTTCGTCTGGCTGGCGCTCTACATCGGGCTGATGGCGCTGATCGTGCCGCGCATGGTGCGCGCGATGGAGATCTTCATGGCCTCCAAGTCCGCGCTGCTCGGCAAGGTGGTGGATACGTTTTCCAACTTCGACACGGTCAGTCTTTTCGCGCGGCGCCACGAAATGGAGGCCGATTACCTCGCCTCCCTGGAAGACACCCGCGAAACCCTGTTTCACGCCCGCCAGATCGGGCTGGCGCTGCGTACCGTCACGGTCTGGCTCGAAGGGGTCATCATGGCCGGGATCGTCGGCTACGGGATCTGGCTATGGGCGCAGGGTGGCGCGACCATCGGGCTGGTCAGCGCCGCTGTAGCGCTGTCACTGCGGATCACCACAATGGCGGAATGGGTGCTTGAGGCGATCTGGCGTATTTTCGAGCAGGTCGGCTCGATCCGCGAAGCATTGCGCACGATCGCTCAGCCTCTGGTGATCCCGCCGGTGAAAGATGCGCCGGAGCTGAATGTAAGCGCGGGCGAGATTGTGGTGGAGGGTGCGCGGCACCACTACGGCAAGGAGCGCGGCGGGCTGATGGGCATTGATCTGAGGATCGCGCCGGGCGAGCGGGTGGGCCTTGTCGGACCTTCCGGGGCGGGCAAATCCACTCTCGTCAACCTGATCCTGCGGTTCTACGAACCCGAGGGCGGGCGCATTCTGATTGACGGGCAAGACGTTGCCGGGGTGGACCTCGAGAGCCTGCGCCGCGCCATCGGCATGGTCAGCCAGCAGGCCGCGCTGCTGAACCGCTCGGTGCGCGACAACATCGCACTTGGCCAGTCGGACGTGCCCCAGGAGCAGATCGAGGCCGCTGCCCGCGAGGCCCGCGCCCATGAGTTCATCTGTGAATTGCAGGACAGCAAGGGGCGGCAGGGCTATGACACCAACGTCGGCGAGCGCGGCGTCAAGCTTTCGGGCGGGCAGCGGCAGCGGATTGCGCTGGCGCGCGTGATCCTGAAGGACGCGCCGATCCTCATTCTCGACGAGGCGACCAGCGCGCTGGACAGCGAGGTGGAGGCCGAGATTCAGGAAGCGCTGACCCGCGTGATGCGCGGCAAGACCGTGATCGCCATTGCCCATCGGCTTTCGACCATCGCGGAGATGGACAGGATCGTGGTGGTAGAGGATGGCCGCATCGTGGAGAACGGCAGCCATGCCGAGCTGCTGGCGGCGGGCAGGCTTTATGCCAAGCTGTGGAACCGCCAGTCGGGCGGGTTCCTCGGAGTAGAGCCAGCAGAGGGGGATCCCGCGCAATGAAGCTGCGCCGCGCAAGCCGAGAGGATGCGCCTGCCCTCGCGCGGATCCACCGCTGCGCCCGGACGGAGGCAATGCCCTGGCTGCCGGTGCTGCATACGCTGGAAGGGCTGCAGCGTTATCTGCGCGACCGGGTTATCTCGGCGCAGGAAGTTTGGGTGGCCTGTGACGGCGAGACGGCGGTGGGTTTCATCGCAATCGATGGGGACTGGATTGACCATCTCTACATCGCGCCGTCACACTGGCGTCAGGGGATCGGAACGGCGCTCTTGCAGAAAGCGAGGGCCGCTTCGCCTTTCCTCCAGCTCTGGGCCTTTCAGGGCAACACCATGGCGCGCGCCTTCTACGCCCGCCACGGCTTCGCGGAGGTCGAGTTGACGGATGGGGCGGGCAACGAGGAGCAGACGCCGGATGTCCGGATGGAGTGGCAAGCGCTGACTGGCTAGAGGATCGCCCTGAAGCCGTCCGTATGGATCAGCGAAGGGCTGAGGTCTTCCAGCCGCAGCACGCCCAGCATCCCGAGGTCGGCTCTGAGTTGGGTGCGCATCAGCTCAATCGTGTGGGCCACCCCCGCCTCGCCCGCCACAGCGGCGGCGTAGTTCATCGGGCGGCCAAGGAAGGTAAAGGCGGCGCCCAGCGCCATCGCCTTCAGGATATCAGTGCCGCGCAGGATGCCACCGTCGATCATCACCGCCATGTCGCCCGCCCGCTCCAGTGCCGCACCGAGCACGCGGAGCGGTGCCACCGCGCCGTCGAGCTGGCGGCCGCCGTGGTTGGAGAGGATCACGCCCTGTGCCCCGAGCGCCTTAGCACGGGCCACGTCATCGGGGTGGAGGATGCCCTTCAGAACCAAGCGACCTTTCCAGAGCTTGCGGACCTCGGCGAGCAGTTCCCAGCTAAGAAACTCACGGCCCGAGAAATCGCGCACGGCTTGACGGGAGAGCAACGGGGCACCGCGCGTGGCAGTGGCGTTCTCGAAGTGGGGCGGACCGTTCTGGATGTAGGTGCGCAGGAAGGTGCCGAGTGCCCAGCGCGGGTGCGTGATGCCCTGCCAGAGCAACGCAGAGTTGGGGCGGATTGGCGTCCGGTAGCCTGAGCGCAGGTTGTTCTCGCGGCTGGGCACCACGGCACTGTCGAGGGTGACGACGAGGGTTTCGACCCCGGCGCGGGCAACCCTATCGAGGAGCGCCGAGATATCGCTGAGGTGCTGTGGGAAGTAAGCCTGATACCAGACGTCAGGGGCCTCTGCCGTGATTTCCTCCAGCGGGATCAGCGAGGCTGCGCTGACGATCATGGGAATGCGCGCGCCGGGCGCGGCGCGGGCGAGCACAAGGTCGCCCCGGTAGGCGGTGAGGGCTGATACGCCCATGGGCGCAATGCCGAACGGCAGGTCGTAGTCCAAACCCATGACGCGGGTCGAGAGGCTGCGGCCAGACACGTCTACCCCCACACGAGGCAACAGGCCGATTTCGGCAAAGGCAGCCCGATTATCGGCCAGAGAGGCGTTGGTTTCCGCGGCACCCGCGACATATCCGAAGATCGGCCTCGGCAGATGGCGGCGCGCCAATGGCTCGAAATCCTCCAGTGCGTAGACGCGGGCAAGCGCCCTGCCACGGCCGATCATCGGGGTTTGGCTCTTTCAGGCGCGGTCATGACGGTCCTCCCTGAGCCTTCTTGTATCGCTGTGAACTCAGCAGCGCCAAGCCGATGAGGACAACACCAAGAAGACCCGTAACCGGCTCCGGCACATGCAGGACGGATTGGGCGAAGAGCGCGAGAGACAGGAAGAAGACGGAGTAGAACGCGCCGTGCTCCAGGTACCGGAATTGGGCGAGTGTCTTCTTTTCGACGATCATGATCGTGAAGGAGCGCACGTACATCGCGCCGATGCCAAGACCGATGGCTATGAGAAAGAGGTTGGTCGTCAGAGCGAAGGCACCGATGACGCCATCAAAGGAGAAGCTCGCGTCGAGCACTTCGAGGTAGAGAAAGGCCCCGATCCCACCCTGCGCCGCGAGCTTGGCTGTGTCGCCCTGCTCGCTGTCGAGTATGTGCCCCACGACGTCGACAGCCGAGAAGACCAGAAGGCCGAAGAGCGCGCCGAACACGAAATCGGCTTTCACCCCAGCAGGCAGGACGAAGGCGAAGCCGACCACCACCAGCAGGACCAACGCAGTTTCGAAACCACGGATCGCGCCGTAATCGGCAAGGCGACGTTCGAGCCACTGCACCCAGTGCACATCCTTGCCCTCGTCGATGAAGTAGGTAAGCGCAACCATCATCAGGAAGGTGCCGCCAAAGGCCGAGATCGACAGATGTGCCTCTTCGATGATGTGGGCATAGTCGTCTGGGCGGTTGATGGCGAGATCAAGCGCCTCCATCGGCCCGATCCAGGCCGCGGTGCAGACGACTGCGAGCGGGAAGACGATGCGCATGCCAAAAACGGCAATCAGGATGCCCCATGTTAGAAACCGTCGCCGCCAGACCTCGGACATGGTGGAAAGACGGTTTGCATTAACCACTGCGTTGTCGAACGACAGCGCAATTTCCAGCGCAGCGAGGATGGCACCGAGGACGAGGAAATTTAGCAGACCGCCCAGCGTGCCCGTCACACGCCAGCCAAGCCAGGCCGAAAGCACGAGGCCCAGCACCGTCACGACGACGGGCCACAGGAAATAAGAGCGTAATGAGCGGCTTGGCATGTGGTGTCCTTGCGGGTTGTCAGCTGGACCGGCTGCCTTGCCGCTCCTTGTAACGCTCCTGTACCGCCGCATCGGTGGGCGGATAGAGCCCGATGATCGGCTGGCCCGCGCGGACTTGCTCCAGCACAAAGCTCTCGAACACTTCCATCGGCAGGGCCTCCGCCGCGATCTCGTCGGCCAGGTGACGGGGGATCACCATGACCCCATCGCCATCGCCCAGCAGGATGTCACCGGGGTAGACCGCCACCTCGCCGCAAGCGATGGGCAAGCCGATATCGACCGCATGGTGCTTGGTGAGGTTGGTGGGCGCCGATGGCTTGCCCGCGTAGACCGGCATAGAGAGCGCCGCCGCACCCTCCGCATCCCGCACACCGCCATCGGTAACAACGCCAGCGCAGCCGCGCATCTCGAGCCGGGTCAGAAGGATTGACCCGGCCGAAGCCGCGGAGGCATCGCCTCTGCAGTCCATCACCAGCACGGCGCCCTCGGGGCACTCTTCGACTGCCACACGCTGCGGGTGATCGCGCTCGCGGAACGCTTCGATCGGGTCGGTGTCTGGGCGCGCGGGGATGTAGCGCAGGGTGAAGGCGGGGCCGACCATGGTGGGCTTGCCGGGTGCCAGCGGCATGGCACTCTGGATATAGGCGTTCAGGTAGCCACGCATGTAGAGGAGTGTCGCCACTGTGGCGGTGCTGGCGCCGCGCAGTCGGT includes the following:
- a CDS encoding Gfo/Idh/MocA family protein, with the translated sequence MSQNLRVLIAGTGFAGEGHAQAFRAAGAEIVGMVGRTPHVVEDVAERLGIVYAGTNWAEALSVCAPDIVSIGTPGGAHFEPIQQAIEAGCHVFCDKPMTESGPTAVELRDLALAKGVKTAYAASYRYTPSVQHARALVAAGAIGEPTEIECISHFNLERNIPFGWSHRRADGGGRLNNNFTHTLSIACAVVGEKILSVMGEVRDDLGRAPIVEGVHNFATRRDFIPRDLDDPTLQWGESDAEWSYTVLARLESPMARQPVSVLFKHGGLVPRFHEDHIVFYGTEGAIYIKGHYGSRELFLHGADGDWQEQALPDGIAEGLPDVSGETELCWHLLARDFVADIRGEPAPPYPTFREGAEYQQIIDIIRENAGWTNVAGLR
- the manD gene encoding D-mannonate dehydratase ManD, with amino-acid sequence MKITDAKVFVGGPGKNYVTLKIMTDQDIYGLGDATLNNRETLPATYLRDYLVPNLIGMDPRNSEDIWQFFYRGAYFRRGPVAMAAFGAIDMALWDIKGKLANLPLYQLFGGKSREGAMCYAHATGSDLEDLVDSIGHYVEQGYKAVRVQCGIPGMPTASYAVPEAPGEGKHYITDFSGIRPKVETWDTGKYMRYMPGALMEIRERFGPDLHLLHDVHHRLTPREAAEFAKAVEPAGLFWLEDPTPAEDQAALRLLRQHSTVPVAIGEVFNSIFECNKLIEEELIDFIRVAVTYAGGITHVKRIVDLAGLHHVRTGFHGAPSHSPLCMAAQAHLNAWAPNFGIQEYLVLGTEECDALFPSEHRLENGMVYVSDAPGLGVDFDEAEAARYQYKPGSHPVVRLEDGTMWNY
- a CDS encoding ABC transporter ATP-binding protein is translated as MLKLYERVTRAALHLADPYVHGSREAPAGSVWPYLRSHLRPLRLVLVLSLIVTALTATIEVWLIGYAGRLIDMLAETAPAEIWAEHNASLIFAAVMIIALRPLAQFARFAVNDIGFSCNIANLFRWRAYDHISRQSVGWFQEDLAGRTASRIVLMGNYASDTLYQSLNAVAFGLVYMVGVVTLMASTDIRLAIPLFVWLALYIGLMALIVPRMVRAMEIFMASKSALLGKVVDTFSNFDTVSLFARRHEMEADYLASLEDTRETLFHARQIGLALRTVTVWLEGVIMAGIVGYGIWLWAQGGATIGLVSAAVALSLRITTMAEWVLEAIWRIFEQVGSIREALRTIAQPLVIPPVKDAPELNVSAGEIVVEGARHHYGKERGGLMGIDLRIAPGERVGLVGPSGAGKSTLVNLILRFYEPEGGRILIDGQDVAGVDLESLRRAIGMVSQQAALLNRSVRDNIALGQSDVPQEQIEAAAREARAHEFICELQDSKGRQGYDTNVGERGVKLSGGQRQRIALARVILKDAPILILDEATSALDSEVEAEIQEALTRVMRGKTVIAIAHRLSTIAEMDRIVVVEDGRIVENGSHAELLAAGRLYAKLWNRQSGGFLGVEPAEGDPAQ
- a CDS encoding GNAT family N-acetyltransferase; amino-acid sequence: MKLRRASREDAPALARIHRCARTEAMPWLPVLHTLEGLQRYLRDRVISAQEVWVACDGETAVGFIAIDGDWIDHLYIAPSHWRQGIGTALLQKARAASPFLQLWAFQGNTMARAFYARHGFAEVELTDGAGNEEQTPDVRMEWQALTG
- a CDS encoding alpha-hydroxy acid oxidase, translating into MIGRGRALARVYALEDFEPLARRHLPRPIFGYVAGAAETNASLADNRAAFAEIGLLPRVGVDVSGRSLSTRVMGLDYDLPFGIAPMGVSALTAYRGDLVLARAAPGARIPMIVSAASLIPLEEITAEAPDVWYQAYFPQHLSDISALLDRVARAGVETLVVTLDSAVVPSRENNLRSGYRTPIRPNSALLWQGITHPRWALGTFLRTYIQNGPPHFENATATRGAPLLSRQAVRDFSGREFLSWELLAEVRKLWKGRLVLKGILHPDDVARAKALGAQGVILSNHGGRQLDGAVAPLRVLGAALERAGDMAVMIDGGILRGTDILKAMALGAAFTFLGRPMNYAAAVAGEAGVAHTIELMRTQLRADLGMLGVLRLEDLSPSLIHTDGFRAIL
- a CDS encoding DUF475 domain-containing protein codes for the protein MPSRSLRSYFLWPVVVTVLGLVLSAWLGWRVTGTLGGLLNFLVLGAILAALEIALSFDNAVVNANRLSTMSEVWRRRFLTWGILIAVFGMRIVFPLAVVCTAAWIGPMEALDLAINRPDDYAHIIEEAHLSISAFGGTFLMMVALTYFIDEGKDVHWVQWLERRLADYGAIRGFETALVLLVVVGFAFVLPAGVKADFVFGALFGLLVFSAVDVVGHILDSEQGDTAKLAAQGGIGAFLYLEVLDASFSFDGVIGAFALTTNLFLIAIGLGIGAMYVRSFTIMIVEKKTLAQFRYLEHGAFYSVFFLSLALFAQSVLHVPEPVTGLLGVVLIGLALLSSQRYKKAQGGPS
- a CDS encoding ribonuclease activity regulator RraA, which produces MANPAPAESIALDPATLDRLRGASTATVATLLYMRGYLNAYIQSAMPLAPGKPTMVGPAFTLRYIPARPDTDPIEAFRERDHPQRVAVEECPEGAVLVMDCRGDASAASAGSILLTRLEMRGCAGVVTDGGVRDAEGAAALSMPVYAGKPSAPTNLTKHHAVDIGLPIACGEVAVYPGDILLGDGDGVMVIPRHLADEIAAEALPMEVFESFVLEQVRAGQPIIGLYPPTDAAVQERYKERQGSRSS